The stretch of DNA CCAGCAAAATAAGAGGTCCTAGGCCCAACATTTGGTCCCTCCCCTTAccttcctgaaaaagaaaaattcccagCATCAAGCAACCCCTCCTCCAGAGTCCCATTCAATCCTGAGAATACAGCAGCCCAGGTCTGGCCTGTGACACAGACTACGTCACAAGAAACAGTCCTCCGGCCATTTTAAGGTCGGTCTGCTCAGTCCCGCCGCCCAGGTGATGAGAAGGCAGACACATCCAAAACGCTCTTCTGTTCAGAGTGTGTACACAGTAATTCTGAGGTCTGTTGCCTCAAAGACCTCCTCAATTATTGCGGATACATTCTCCCATTGCAGACGATCAAGACCACATCCAATCCTGAAAAAGACAGAACATCTCCACTGGTTGTGATTGAGGAAAAtgctccttctctctttcccgaGGCTGCATCCACCCAAAGCCAAAGATAACATCTGGTTTCACACCTATAGGCAACCATGGTGGGAGTTTAGAAGTTAATTCCTATTGTGAGTCACCTAAGGCTGTTTCCTGGACAGCCCTAACATCCAATAGCTGTCACTTCTCTTTTGCCAAATAAAGTACCAATTCCCAGTTACTTCAGGGTACATTTAGAAATGTGTAACTGCCACAAGACAGAACTCACTATTTCTACTAGTGAAAACAAGCCGTGAGTGGATGGCAAAAGgttggtattttttaaatgtgttagtcactcagtcatatttgactctttgtgacaccatggactataacctgccaggctcctgtccatggggattctccaggtaagaatattggagtgggttgccatgcccttctccagaggatcttcctgacctagggatcgaacctgggtctcccgcactgtagacagattctttaccgactgagccaccagggaagcccattttaaaaatacacttatgGTAACGGAATGTTAAGGAAGATAGATGGGAAACGCCAAGCTGATTCTATTCCAATCTTCCCAACACTCTGGTGAGAAACCTCAATCAGCCCACAAAACTTACTACCCGGCACCTTTCTTCCAAGATGTTACTTTACTGATCTTCAATATCcccagggaaaaaagaaaggtttaaaattgataattttatattaatgtgTTAAGTACCTGaaaaaactgtgatttaaaaaaaaaaaaaaagtgtttctggTACATAAGTCATGAATATATTATAGACCAGTTTAAGACGAGGGACCAAGTAGCCACATTTCTAACTCGGAGCTTGGAATAAACCTGCATGCATGGTCAGTACTGACTTAGAACTAGtctgacaggaagagaagggacccCAAGCCTATTcctgaaaaggaaacaaagaggaTACTGAACCCCCAACATCAGTCCCTTAAGTTCCCAATATCTAGGGTCTAAGTCGTTACATTAGCAACATATCCTCTGGCCACTATCCATGCTGAACATAAATAAGCATGCAGTTTACAAAGCAGTGATAAGCTACAACTTTGTTCACACAGAATGAACAGGTCTGGGATACCTGAAGTGGCCCAGAGAAAAATCACAATTGCTCAGTCTTGATTCTTTAGCTGTACTAGAGGATGCCTAGACTTCAACAAATAGTGATGAGCAATGGTTCCTCCCTACTAGGCAGGCTGAGGAAGATCTCTGTTTTCATCATCCTGATTCATTCAGCCCAAGGTAAAAGATGGGCATGCCTTGAGCGAAGATCTGACAACTGGTTTactgatgatttttaaatgttttgatctGTTCACCTTTAAGTCTACATTTTGGGTTAAGATAAGCTTTTCAATCACTTGTCCTGGGTAGGACAGTAAGCCCCACAGTCAAGTCTTCACTGAGGGCCCCGGGTTTCCTTGCCTCGGCATGGAGAGTTCGGTGACTCCATTCCTTAGACAATGGGACTTCATGGCCTCTAAACTCTTCCGCAAGTTTTCGTAAGTTGGCTTGTGTGATGCCCTTTTCTTTGTAATCTGAGTGCGAAGAACAAATTCAAATTTCCATTAGTCCAAAATGAGAGCCAAAGAAGCGTCATCATGTTCTCCCAACATCGTGATAATTAAAATAAGTATACTTTTATAGACTAGATAACAAATGTCATATGGTCTCTTCCAGTTATGGGAATCCACTGAATAGAACCAGAGACCCAGACACTAccacatcttttcttttcctaagaAACCCAGATTAGCAGGTGTGCCTATTGTCTATTGTTTTTAAGCAGGTAGGTGAAAGTTCCTGTGCTACTTCCAAGAGATAAGCTATGTATCTGTAACAAGGAAGAACCCACAGCACCTAAAAATTTCCTGTTAGGTTTATTTAGAAAtagtgtttgctttttatttccctataaaagaacagaaagaaactgGTAGCATTCCAAACAAGAtttaaagtcacagtagccttaAAGGGCAGCATCCCCACTTTCTGTGCTACCCTAATCAAGCTTGGAGTGAGCGGGCTCTAAGTCATCCAGCAGCATCAGCAAGAGGGTGCACTCCTTCCCGGGTCAAAGGCCATGGGGACAGTGGAAGAAATCCAAATGGAGCAAGCAGGCAGGAGAGGATCAGAGTATTATCTGGCACTGCATTTGGTAagcaagaatgagagaaaaactcTTTTGAGCAATCTATCTCTTGAGACTTTATTGTCTCTATTTCACTAGAACAATGAAGGAATTAAAGCAAGGGAAGCATCCCTAACTTTCGCACATCATGTAACAGGTCTCTGGTAAATATCACTACTTCTTCCCATGCAAGTTGGCATGCAGCCTCATGTTTCTAACCCAGTGCACCTCTGGGTCTGAGTCAGCATGAGGTCAGTTTTTGACCATTTTTGGTTGTCTATAAAGAAACACTGTGATGAACACAAGTGCAGCACAGCCCATCTGTTTGCTAATACTTAAAACTTACTGCGAATTGGCCCCGTCTTACCAGGTAATATATATATCGTCCATCTCTCTTCAGAACAGCCACTTCTCCAGACTTTTTCTCTAAGAAAAACAGTTATTtgatagtaaaaaagaaaaaccaaaacactgATCTTcattcttagatttttaaaaggtcTTTATAGATATGAGTCTACTTCAGAACTAGAATTAATTTTCAACTCTGAAGAATCCTTTGATCCTTATCAGCCTTCCTAAACACCATATTTCTTAACTTCCAGTTTTCCTGTTTTAGGAAATCATATTTTCAATCACATTTTCCTCATACTCCGTCTTCAATCCTGCTGCATTTTCAAATACCCTTTCCTATTctcttaaaaaatgttaatgtctACTGCCTTGAAATGTTTTAGAATGTACAGCATTTTTTACTTGCCAAATgtgtatttaataatttaatcatTATCTTTTTACATACAAACAGCTAATGTGTTAAGCATTATGGGGAACATAGATGTATTAATATTAAAAGCTTCTTAATTATTTAACAGTTTCCAGTCAGGAGAATGTGTGGTGTTTTGAAACAAATATAACATAAAGCAGTAAAAAGTTGCTTTCTTTAGGCTGGGAGCGGAATCACCAGTGGAGACTGACTCAGTAAGCCTGCACTGTGGTCTAAGCAACTGTTTCAGAAGCTCCACCTGTGATTCTGGCACACATTTCTGCTTTACAATCACTGGGAGCAATGAGGTAAGTGTTTGTAAGGAAAAGTTCTAAACTCTTTGAAGTATAAGCACAGTATGGGCAGACAGAAAATCCTGAATGCCAGGCTAAAAGCTGTGGACTTTGCTTAGCATGCCAGAGTTTTTAAAGGTTTCACACAAATGGAGTGATATTATTAAGAAAGATTTATGAAAGAGGGAGACAgagtttatttattaaaaagtttcatttaaaaCTTTTACAGGAACTCAGGTTTCATGGGCCA from Muntiacus reevesi chromosome 20, mMunRee1.1, whole genome shotgun sequence encodes:
- the OARD1 gene encoding ADP-ribose glycohydrolase OARD1 isoform X2; the encoded protein is MAGSPNEDSEGSRITYVKGDLFACPKTDSLVHCISEDCRMGAGIAVLFKKKFGGVQELLNQQKKSGEVAVLKRDGRYIYYLITKKRASHKPTYENLRKSLEAMKSHCLRNGVTELSMPRIGCGLDRLQWENVSAIIEEVFEATDLRITVYTL